The Anolis carolinensis isolate JA03-04 chromosome 1, rAnoCar3.1.pri, whole genome shotgun sequence genome window below encodes:
- the chgb gene encoding secretogranin-1 — protein MLPPGSFMMLLSILLLGAGALAVGVHSAPVEKDDRVEEMVTRCIVEVLLNVLSKADAPPINPLCKEFLKNSNRQKEEEQDGARDLEPNTMQKPQEQPVKEGQGLNEEEFKRQAEVGEKWHPEEKQHNGNDNAEEDSYSVDEAHKGEIKENEDKRTEEDGSYKRNFHSEKESQTKKHSEDLERELQDKNILPPPGKVTEDDYKRSGGQREEIVHSQERENEDSKEEEDAEEEEEEEEEESSEKYHHSFHREFEDSSEREDVDTDKRGHKPRYYYRKPRLGNSSEYKRWHHDEKKESPEESSEEEHEFWDKRGHFPKHYYEARHHSEDKRNSVEMHGSEEMGGKSKNKEHPDKWQPSREDSEEEAMGHHSWRNEEKKHDLERKRLREELQKELRHHFEERTPHSKPGEEDVAKEHGRDEKRHQHDKERLQLQLEELPKLQTMEKEDKEQRFHIPEEGEKEEKRHYPSVLEEELEERHHNERGNHVASKRTLLLEEGYPRSHYLVENVKRAVAPYIPYYQQFRWKNRHAEKKADIENPFLESEEEEPRSQMNERDFVPEYNDYDLWEKKQLMDDLGHKHSENNNPERSHKFYVKRQYNKMDQLAHLLSNRKKSVEFPELYSSREDMKRGHVIRSGEGKLRQRPLTQEEEKELENLAAMDLELQKIAEKFNSNRQG, from the exons gTGTTCATTCAGCACCAGTAGAAAAAGATGATCGTGTTGAAGAAATG GTAACGCGGTGCATTGTAGAAGTTCTTTTGAATGTTCTCTCAAAGGCCGATGCTCCACCCATCAATCCTTTGTGCAAGGAATTTCTGAAAAACA gCAACCGACAAAAGGAAGAAGAGCAAGATGGGGCCCGAGATTTGGAGCCCAACACAATGCAGAAACCACAAGAACAGCCTGTGAAGGAAGGACAAGGCCTAAATGAAGAAGAGTTTAAAAGGCAGGCCGAAGTGGGTGAGAAGTGGCATCCAGAGGAAAAACAGCATAATGGAAATGACAATGCAGAAGAAGATTCTTACTCTGTTGATGAAGCCCATAAAGGAGAAATCAAGGAGAACGAGGATAAAAGAACTGAGGAGGATGGCAGCTATAAAAGAAACTTCCACAGTGAAAAAGAAAgccaaacaaagaaacacagtgaagaccTGGAACGTGAGCTTCAGGATAAAAATATCCTTCCTCCCCCAGGAAAAGTGACCGAGGATGACTACAAACGCTCTGGAGGCCAACGGGAGGAAATTGTGCATAGCcaagaaagggaaaatgaagatagcaaggaagaggaagatgctgaggaggaggaggaagaggaagaggaggagagcagTGAAAAGTATCACCATAGTTTTCATCGAGAATTTGAAGACTCTTCTGAGAGAGAAGATGTGGATACAGACAAACGAGGACATAAACCAAGATATTACTATAGGAAACCAAGGTTGGGCAACTCCTCAGAATATAAGAGATGGCATCATGATGAGAAGAAGGAGTCACCTGAAGAGTCAAGTGAGGAAGAACATGAATTCTGGGATAAAAGAGGCCACTTCCCCAAACATTATTATGAAGCAAGACATCATTCTGAAGATAAAAGAAACTCAGTTGAAATGCATGGCTCTGAAGAAATGGGAGGAAAGAGCAAGAACAAAGAGCATCCAGATAAATGGCAGCCCAGTAGAGAAGACAGTGAAGAGGAAGCTATGGGGCACCACAGTTGGAGAAATGAAGAGAAAAAGCATGATCTTGAGAGGAAGAGACTCCGAGAGGAATTACAAAAGGAGCTGAGACACCACTTTGAGGAACGGACCCCTCACAGCAAGCCTGGTGAGGAAGATGTAGCCAAGGAACATGGCAGAGATGAGAAGAGGCATCAACATGACAAAGAACGTCTGCAGTTACAGCTGGAGGAGTTGCCAAAGCTGCAGACTATGGAGAAGGAGGATAAAGAGCAGAGATTCCACATCCcggaagaaggagagaaggaagaaaaacgcCATTATCCTTCTGTCCTTGAGGAAGAGCTAGAAGAAAGGCACCACAACGAGAGAGGAAACCATGTTGCCAGTAAGAGGACACTTCTGCTTGAAGAGGGCTACCCAAGGAGCCACTATCTTGTAGAAAACGTGAAAAGAGCTGTAGCCCCATATATCCCTTACTATCAGCAGTTCAGGTGGAAGAACAGACATGCTGAGAAGAAGGCTGACATTGAAAATCCTTTTCTGGAGAGTGAAGAAGAAGAGCCCAGATCCCAAATGAACGAGCGAGACTTCGTCCCCGAGTACAACGACTATGATTTGTGGGAGAAGAAACAACTAATGGATGACCTGGGTCACAAACACAGCGAGAACAACAATCCTGAAAGGAGTCACAAATTTTATGTGAAAAGGCAATACAACAAGATGGATCAACTTGCCCATCTTCTGAGCAACCGGAAGAAATCAGTCGAATTCCCAGAACTTTACAGTTCGAGGGAAGATATGAAAAGAGGGCACGTCATCAGAAGTGGCGAGGGCAAGCTCAGGCAGAGGCCTCTGACCCAAGAAGAG GAGAAAGAACTGGAAAATCTGGCTGCGATGGATTTGGAACTCCAGAAGATAGCTGAGAAATTCAACAGTAACCGGCAGGGGTAA
- the trmt6 gene encoding tRNA (adenine(58)-N(1))-methyltransferase non-catalytic subunit TRM6 isoform X3: MAMFQKHSLLTFHPPLWQAPSEVVRKIIFEKQWFYLDNAIGQIYGTTFEVTGGGNLQPKKRVEETATEAKEAGTDNRNIVDDGKSQKLTHDDIKALKDKGIKGQEIVQQLIENSTTFRDKTEFAQDKYIKKKKKKYEAIITIVKPSTRILSTMYYAREPGKINYLRYDTLAQMLTWGNVHAGNKMIVMETCAGLVLGAVMERMGGYGSIINMYPGGGPVRAATNCFGFPDSFFQMLYEFPLSKVESVLSGTFSLKALPSESEDSMALAEDSNGSGDDKQQLTQDADMESSAVMESNQPEEQEAADLPTEGEAFDNNKAKGTAHDKEKKQEEKRKKFVETAALLKDKNADGLIIASRFHPVPLLLSLLEFVAPSRPFVVYCQHKEPLVECYTKLREKGGVINLKLSETWLRSYQVLPDRSHPKLMMSGGGGYLLTGITVTNEFVKIGEETDQAASEPTSKKRKLEEHC, translated from the exons AAAAATAATCTTTGAAAAACAGTGGTTCTACCTGGATAATGCCATCGGGCAGATCTATGGGACAACGTTTGAAGTGACTGGTGGTGGGAACCTACAGCCAAAAAAGCGGGTGGAAGAAACAGCAACAG aagcaAAGGAAGCAGGCACAGATAATCGCAATATTGTTGACGATGGAAAGTCTCAAAAACTCACTCATGATGATATCAAGGCTTTGAAAGATAAAGGCATTAAAGGACAG GAAATTGTTCAGCAATTGATAGAAAACAGCACTACATTTAGAGACAAGACAGAATTTGCCCAGGATAAATAcatcaaaaagaagaagaaaaa ATATGAAGCAATTATTACAATTGTAAAACCATCAACACGTATTCTGTCGACAATGTATTATGCAAGAGAACCAGGAAAGATCAA TTATTTGAGATATGATACTCTAGCACAGATGCTGACTTGGGGAAATGTCCATGCTGGCAACAAGATGATTGTAATGGAAACCTGTGCGGGGTTGGTCCTTGGTGCTGTTATGGAGAGAATGGGAG GCTATGGATCCATTATTAATATGTATCCCGGGGGAGGACCTGTCAGAGCCGCCACAAACTGCTTTGGATTCCCAGACTCCTTTTTCCAGATGCTTTATGAGTTCCCACTCAGCAAAGTGGAGAGTGTTCTCTCTGGGACATTTTCTTTAAAGGCTCTGCCCTCAGAGTCCGAAGACAGTATGGCTTTGGCAGAAGATAGTAATGGGTCAGGCGATGATAAGCAGCAGCTCACACAAGATGCAGATATGGAAAGCAGTGCCGTGATGGAGAGCAATCAGCCAGAAGAACAAGAAGCAGCGGACCTCCCAACTGAGGGTGAAGCATTTGACAATAATAAAGCAAAGGGAACA GCACAtgacaaagaaaagaaacaagaagagaaaagaaaaaagtttgtagAGACTGCTGCTTTGTTGAAGGACAAAAATGCTGATGG TTTGATCATAGCCAGTCGATTTCATCCAGTACCCTTACTACTATCATTACTAGAATTTGTTGCTCCTTCGAGGCCTTTTGTTGTTTACTGCCAACATAAAGAG CCATTAGTGGAGTGCTATACGAAGCtgagagaaaaaggaggagtcATTAATCTTAAACTTTCAGAGACATGGTTGCGGAGCTATCAG GTTTTGCCAGACCGAAGCCATCCCAAACTGATGATGAGTGGTGGCGGTGGGTACTTATTAACGGGCATCACTGTTACAAATGAGTTTGTAAAAATTGGTGAGGAAACAGACCAGGCAGCCAGTGAGCCAACATCTAAAAAGCGTAAACTTGAAGAACACTGTTAA
- the trmt6 gene encoding tRNA (adenine(58)-N(1))-methyltransferase non-catalytic subunit TRM6 isoform X2 codes for MDGGARRVIREGDWAVLKRNEVFKAVPVARRRKIIFEKQWFYLDNAIGQIYGTTFEVTGGGNLQPKKRVEETATAKEAGTDNRNIVDDGKSQKLTHDDIKALKDKGIKGQEIVQQLIENSTTFRDKTEFAQDKYIKKKKKKYEAIITIVKPSTRILSTMYYAREPGKINYLRYDTLAQMLTWGNVHAGNKMIVMETCAGLVLGAVMERMGGYGSIINMYPGGGPVRAATNCFGFPDSFFQMLYEFPLSKVESVLSGTFSLKALPSESEDSMALAEDSNGSGDDKQQLTQDADMESSAVMESNQPEEQEAADLPTEGEAFDNNKAKGTAHDKEKKQEEKRKKFVETAALLKDKNADGLIIASRFHPVPLLLSLLEFVAPSRPFVVYCQHKEPLVECYTKLREKGGVINLKLSETWLRSYQVLPDRSHPKLMMSGGGGYLLTGITVTNEFVKIGEETDQAASEPTSKKRKLEEHC; via the exons AAAAATAATCTTTGAAAAACAGTGGTTCTACCTGGATAATGCCATCGGGCAGATCTATGGGACAACGTTTGAAGTGACTGGTGGTGGGAACCTACAGCCAAAAAAGCGGGTGGAAGAAACAGCAACAG caAAGGAAGCAGGCACAGATAATCGCAATATTGTTGACGATGGAAAGTCTCAAAAACTCACTCATGATGATATCAAGGCTTTGAAAGATAAAGGCATTAAAGGACAG GAAATTGTTCAGCAATTGATAGAAAACAGCACTACATTTAGAGACAAGACAGAATTTGCCCAGGATAAATAcatcaaaaagaagaagaaaaa ATATGAAGCAATTATTACAATTGTAAAACCATCAACACGTATTCTGTCGACAATGTATTATGCAAGAGAACCAGGAAAGATCAA TTATTTGAGATATGATACTCTAGCACAGATGCTGACTTGGGGAAATGTCCATGCTGGCAACAAGATGATTGTAATGGAAACCTGTGCGGGGTTGGTCCTTGGTGCTGTTATGGAGAGAATGGGAG GCTATGGATCCATTATTAATATGTATCCCGGGGGAGGACCTGTCAGAGCCGCCACAAACTGCTTTGGATTCCCAGACTCCTTTTTCCAGATGCTTTATGAGTTCCCACTCAGCAAAGTGGAGAGTGTTCTCTCTGGGACATTTTCTTTAAAGGCTCTGCCCTCAGAGTCCGAAGACAGTATGGCTTTGGCAGAAGATAGTAATGGGTCAGGCGATGATAAGCAGCAGCTCACACAAGATGCAGATATGGAAAGCAGTGCCGTGATGGAGAGCAATCAGCCAGAAGAACAAGAAGCAGCGGACCTCCCAACTGAGGGTGAAGCATTTGACAATAATAAAGCAAAGGGAACA GCACAtgacaaagaaaagaaacaagaagagaaaagaaaaaagtttgtagAGACTGCTGCTTTGTTGAAGGACAAAAATGCTGATGG TTTGATCATAGCCAGTCGATTTCATCCAGTACCCTTACTACTATCATTACTAGAATTTGTTGCTCCTTCGAGGCCTTTTGTTGTTTACTGCCAACATAAAGAG CCATTAGTGGAGTGCTATACGAAGCtgagagaaaaaggaggagtcATTAATCTTAAACTTTCAGAGACATGGTTGCGGAGCTATCAG GTTTTGCCAGACCGAAGCCATCCCAAACTGATGATGAGTGGTGGCGGTGGGTACTTATTAACGGGCATCACTGTTACAAATGAGTTTGTAAAAATTGGTGAGGAAACAGACCAGGCAGCCAGTGAGCCAACATCTAAAAAGCGTAAACTTGAAGAACACTGTTAA
- the trmt6 gene encoding tRNA (adenine(58)-N(1))-methyltransferase non-catalytic subunit TRM6 isoform X1, with translation MDGGARRVIREGDWAVLKRNEVFKAVPVARRRKIIFEKQWFYLDNAIGQIYGTTFEVTGGGNLQPKKRVEETATEAKEAGTDNRNIVDDGKSQKLTHDDIKALKDKGIKGQEIVQQLIENSTTFRDKTEFAQDKYIKKKKKKYEAIITIVKPSTRILSTMYYAREPGKINYLRYDTLAQMLTWGNVHAGNKMIVMETCAGLVLGAVMERMGGYGSIINMYPGGGPVRAATNCFGFPDSFFQMLYEFPLSKVESVLSGTFSLKALPSESEDSMALAEDSNGSGDDKQQLTQDADMESSAVMESNQPEEQEAADLPTEGEAFDNNKAKGTAHDKEKKQEEKRKKFVETAALLKDKNADGLIIASRFHPVPLLLSLLEFVAPSRPFVVYCQHKEPLVECYTKLREKGGVINLKLSETWLRSYQVLPDRSHPKLMMSGGGGYLLTGITVTNEFVKIGEETDQAASEPTSKKRKLEEHC, from the exons AAAAATAATCTTTGAAAAACAGTGGTTCTACCTGGATAATGCCATCGGGCAGATCTATGGGACAACGTTTGAAGTGACTGGTGGTGGGAACCTACAGCCAAAAAAGCGGGTGGAAGAAACAGCAACAG aagcaAAGGAAGCAGGCACAGATAATCGCAATATTGTTGACGATGGAAAGTCTCAAAAACTCACTCATGATGATATCAAGGCTTTGAAAGATAAAGGCATTAAAGGACAG GAAATTGTTCAGCAATTGATAGAAAACAGCACTACATTTAGAGACAAGACAGAATTTGCCCAGGATAAATAcatcaaaaagaagaagaaaaa ATATGAAGCAATTATTACAATTGTAAAACCATCAACACGTATTCTGTCGACAATGTATTATGCAAGAGAACCAGGAAAGATCAA TTATTTGAGATATGATACTCTAGCACAGATGCTGACTTGGGGAAATGTCCATGCTGGCAACAAGATGATTGTAATGGAAACCTGTGCGGGGTTGGTCCTTGGTGCTGTTATGGAGAGAATGGGAG GCTATGGATCCATTATTAATATGTATCCCGGGGGAGGACCTGTCAGAGCCGCCACAAACTGCTTTGGATTCCCAGACTCCTTTTTCCAGATGCTTTATGAGTTCCCACTCAGCAAAGTGGAGAGTGTTCTCTCTGGGACATTTTCTTTAAAGGCTCTGCCCTCAGAGTCCGAAGACAGTATGGCTTTGGCAGAAGATAGTAATGGGTCAGGCGATGATAAGCAGCAGCTCACACAAGATGCAGATATGGAAAGCAGTGCCGTGATGGAGAGCAATCAGCCAGAAGAACAAGAAGCAGCGGACCTCCCAACTGAGGGTGAAGCATTTGACAATAATAAAGCAAAGGGAACA GCACAtgacaaagaaaagaaacaagaagagaaaagaaaaaagtttgtagAGACTGCTGCTTTGTTGAAGGACAAAAATGCTGATGG TTTGATCATAGCCAGTCGATTTCATCCAGTACCCTTACTACTATCATTACTAGAATTTGTTGCTCCTTCGAGGCCTTTTGTTGTTTACTGCCAACATAAAGAG CCATTAGTGGAGTGCTATACGAAGCtgagagaaaaaggaggagtcATTAATCTTAAACTTTCAGAGACATGGTTGCGGAGCTATCAG GTTTTGCCAGACCGAAGCCATCCCAAACTGATGATGAGTGGTGGCGGTGGGTACTTATTAACGGGCATCACTGTTACAAATGAGTTTGTAAAAATTGGTGAGGAAACAGACCAGGCAGCCAGTGAGCCAACATCTAAAAAGCGTAAACTTGAAGAACACTGTTAA